The Polynucleobacter sp. VK25 genome segment ATGTACTAGTGAATGGAGCTGATCGGCAGAAGGAGCTTCATCACTCCATGTGCATGCGTCTAATTTTCCAGCAACTATCTCGCCAATTAAATAGGGTTGCTCTGGCTTGAGTAAAAATGCTTGTTGATATATTTTGTAGGCCTCGGCATGAAACTTTAGCGCCAATAATGTTTTACTGTAATCTAGCATGGCCTCAACATTATTGGGGTGAATGGCGAGCGCCCTCTCATGAGCAAGTTTAGACTCCTGGAGGCGGCCCAATGAAAATAAAGTATTGCCATAATGCGTCCAGCCGATAGCAATCCCTTGGTTAAGACTCAACGCTTTCTCGTGATACTCAAGCGCTTTGTTATGGTTATTTAATGCGGAATATAAATTCGCTAAATTTGACCAAGCCAGAAAATGATTCGGATCTATCGTAAGCGCTTTTTCAAATAATAGTAACGCTTTATCGTATTGCTTAAGCTTTAATAGGCATGATGCATGGTCGGTCAGAATGTAAGCATTGTTTGGATTTAGCTCTTGTAATTTTTTATAAGTTTTTGCTGCATCCTCAAAAAGGTCAGCGCTAAATTGTGCTTTGGCTAGATTGTTCAGAATCTCTGAGTTTTTGGGCTCTATTTTTGACGCTCTTCGCAAAGGGTCTATCGATTCAAGGGTCTTGCCTTGCATAGCAAAAGAGAGGCCCAATATTTGCAAGGCGATAGATTCTTTTGGATTTGCTTTAAGAATAGAAAGTGCAGTTCGCTGCGCAGCAGCGAAGTTCTGCGCCTCGAACTCAGTCAGTATTTGACGAATTAAAGGCGCATAAAATGGTTGCATATTGGATCTAAAACTCTAGATTGCTGCAGCAATCGCCTTACCCAAATCATCTGTTTTTGCAGTGCCACCTAAATCTGGCGTAAGGGGCGCATGCCCCGGTCCAGATGACAAGACTTTTTCAATTGCTGTAAAAATTGCTTTGCCAGCCTCTGGATAACCCAGGTGATCCAACATCATCGCCCCACTCCAAATCTGTCCAATCGGGTTAGCAATCATTTTCCCGAAGATGTCAGGCGCCGATCCATGAACGGGTTCAAACAGAGATGGAAATTTGCCCTCAGGATTGATGCTGCCTGATGGAGCAACCGCAATTGTGCCGGTACAGGCAGGACCCAAATCAGACAAAATATCTCCGAATAAGTTGCTTGCAACAACAACATCAAAACGATCAGGGTTCATAACAAAGTGTGCCGCCAGGATGTCGATATGGTATTTATCGGTTCTTACGTCTGCAAACTTCTTGGACATTGCTTCAACACGCTCATCCCAATAAGGCATAGTAATGGCAATACCATTTGACTTTGTTGCAGAGGTTAGATGTTTCTTGGGGCGACTTTGAGCAAGATCAAATGCGTATTGCAATATACGGTCAACGCCCTGTCTTGTGAAAATAGATTCCTGAATTACGATTTCACGATCAGTGTCAGGGAACATCTTTCCACCTACGCTAGAGTATTCACCTTCTGTGTTCTCTCGAACCACAAAGAAATCAATATCTCCAGGCTTGCGATTGGCTAACGGACAAGGCACGCCTGGAAGTAAGCGGACTGGACGTAAGTTGACATATTGATCGAAGCCACGACGGAATTGAATCAAGCTTCCCCACAAAGAAACGTGATCAGGGAGAACGTCAGGCATACCTACAGCGCCAAAGAAGATGGCATCGTATTTCATGAGCGTGTCAAACCAATCATCCGGCATCATCTTGCCGTGCTTCAAATAGTAATCACAGCTTGCAAAGTCAAAATGATCGAACTGCATACCTAAATTAAATTTACGGTTGGCAGCCTCTAAAGCGCGTACGCCCTCAGGCATGACTTCCTTGCCAATGCCATCTCCAGGAATTACAGCAATCTTTGGATTTTTAAAAATTTTCTTTGCGTTCATAATTTGTGCGTCTCTTTATTTTTTGAATGAATATTAATTTTACAAATTTCTAACTAATGGCTCGGCGAATTTCATCTGGAGCCTTTTTGCTACCTTTTTCAACGGATTCACTATCGTAATCACCTGTATTTTCAATGGTCTCAGGTATATCTTCTAGCATGCGGATATTGTCTTTTGGGCAGATTGGAGCGCCATAACTGGCCCATTTTTTAAGTAAAGTGACCTCATAACCACACTGCCCGCACTTGGCCTTGCTACGACTGGCATTACTAGGTCTAGGGGGTGGAAACACAATCGCCTGGTGTGGGTATGGCCCTAATTCTTGACTAATCATCATCAGCTTTACTACTAACTCCTCAGTAGCATGCGCCATTCTGGCGGGACCCTCTAAACCCACTGTTTGAGCTATACCCTTGAAATCCTCACCGTGACCACTAAAACAATCGTCTACAGCATGGCAAAGCTCATGAACTAGAGTGTCTAAGAGTTGCACAGGCTCATCTAACTTAGGCGAAATGAAGATCTCATTTACGCCTCCGCCTGAGCGCTCACGTGGCCAGCACTGCCCAAGAGTTGTTCTTGGACTACTGGAAGCTGGAAAACCACACGAAACCCTTACCGGAGGGATCGCATAACCCGCTTTAGAAAAAACTGGCTCCAGATGTCTTACCGCATCCTCTAGCCATGCTTCACGAACTGTATGTTGCTTCATCTAACTTATCTTCTATCGAAATTCAGGGACAAAAACCGTAAATTGCGATCATACGCCACCGTAAGTAGAATGGATGGATGAAAGATCTAGAAAGCCTTAGCGCCACACAAGCTATAAAAGCCCTTTCTAAGAGGGAAATTAGGGCTACCGATTTACTGCTTTCTTGCCTGGACCGGATAGGACAAAAGGAGAGCCTCGTAAGGGCCTGGACGAGCCTTGGTAAGGAAAATGCCTTATCCAGAGCCAAGCAGCTCGATAAAGGTGCTTTTCAGGGCATTCTGCATGGTCTGCCAATTGGGGTTAAGGATCTTTACGACACATATGACTTGCCCACTGCCTATGGCTCCCCTATTTATGCAAATCACTACCCTGTAGCGGATGCAGTTTCTGTAGCCTTAATGCGTCAAGAAGGCGGCATCATTTTGGGTAAAACCGTTACAACTGAATTTGCCTCATTTAAAGGCGGCGCCACAACCAACCCCTATGC includes the following:
- a CDS encoding tartrate dehydrogenase → MNAKKIFKNPKIAVIPGDGIGKEVMPEGVRALEAANRKFNLGMQFDHFDFASCDYYLKHGKMMPDDWFDTLMKYDAIFFGAVGMPDVLPDHVSLWGSLIQFRRGFDQYVNLRPVRLLPGVPCPLANRKPGDIDFFVVRENTEGEYSSVGGKMFPDTDREIVIQESIFTRQGVDRILQYAFDLAQSRPKKHLTSATKSNGIAITMPYWDERVEAMSKKFADVRTDKYHIDILAAHFVMNPDRFDVVVASNLFGDILSDLGPACTGTIAVAPSGSINPEGKFPSLFEPVHGSAPDIFGKMIANPIGQIWSGAMMLDHLGYPEAGKAIFTAIEKVLSSGPGHAPLTPDLGGTAKTDDLGKAIAAAI
- a CDS encoding SprT family zinc-dependent metalloprotease; protein product: MKQHTVREAWLEDAVRHLEPVFSKAGYAIPPVRVSCGFPASSSPRTTLGQCWPRERSGGGVNEIFISPKLDEPVQLLDTLVHELCHAVDDCFSGHGEDFKGIAQTVGLEGPARMAHATEELVVKLMMISQELGPYPHQAIVFPPPRPSNASRSKAKCGQCGYEVTLLKKWASYGAPICPKDNIRMLEDIPETIENTGDYDSESVEKGSKKAPDEIRRAIS